The proteins below come from a single Crossiella sp. CA-258035 genomic window:
- a CDS encoding DUF2017 family protein, protein MIRWGRAGGRFVGITQPQRIRWLHARLILLRELVDRRTAEYSTDYPLGDRLGLPMPCAPPADPAMATLLRTGLLDPDEPPEIQLWHEPEFLAWLQDGITATLATLEDQYGLITVAVDPDAVRQWSSVLLNLRIAYAAARTPELLTAGELPDPSDDRRLAYAHAAWLWDAVNTLHAFAVS, encoded by the coding sequence GTGATCCGCTGGGGACGCGCTGGCGGCCGTTTCGTCGGCATCACCCAGCCGCAGCGCATCCGCTGGCTGCACGCCCGTCTGATCCTGTTGCGCGAACTGGTGGACCGCCGCACCGCCGAGTACTCCACCGACTACCCCCTCGGCGACCGGCTCGGCCTGCCCATGCCCTGCGCCCCGCCCGCGGACCCGGCCATGGCCACCCTGCTGCGCACCGGCCTGCTCGACCCGGACGAGCCGCCGGAGATCCAGCTCTGGCACGAACCGGAGTTCCTCGCCTGGCTCCAGGACGGCATCACCGCCACCCTGGCCACGCTGGAGGACCAGTACGGGTTGATCACGGTGGCGGTGGACCCGGACGCGGTGCGGCAGTGGAGCTCGGTGCTGCTGAACCTGCGGATCGCCTACGCCGCGGCCCGCACCCCGGAACTGCTCACCGCCGGGGAGCTGCCGGATCCGTCCGATGACCGGCGGCTGGCCTATGCGCACGCGGCCTGGTTGTGGGACGCGGTGAACACCCTGCACGCCTTCGCGGTCAGCTGA